A single genomic interval of Ramlibacter sp. harbors:
- a CDS encoding O-acetylhomoserine aminocarboxypropyltransferase: MPGYSDPGFDTLALHAGAAPDPVTGARAVPIHLTTSFVFESSDHAAALFNLERAGHVYSRISNPTNAVLEQRVAALEGGIGAIATASGQAALHLSVATLMGAGSHIVASTALYGGSQNLLHYTMRRFGIETTFVKPGDIDGWRAAIRPNTRLLFGETVGNPGLDVLDIPTVSAIAHEAGVPLLVDSTLTSPYLMKPLELGADLVYHSATKFLSGHGTVIGGIVVDGGSFDWDGPKAAGRFAELTAPYDGFHNMVFSEESTVGAFLLRARREGLRDFGACMSPHTAWLILQGIETLPLRMERHMSNTRRVVEFLASQPFVARVGHPMLQSHPSHALAHKLLPKGAGSVFSFDIKGNREQGKTFIETLKVFSHLANVGDCRSLVIHPASTTHFRMSDEALAAGGISQGTIRLSIGLEDPDDLIDDLKRALKAAEKTH, encoded by the coding sequence ACCCTGGCGCTGCATGCCGGTGCCGCGCCCGACCCCGTCACCGGCGCCCGCGCGGTGCCCATCCACCTGACCACCTCGTTCGTGTTCGAGTCCAGCGACCATGCGGCCGCGCTGTTCAACCTGGAGCGCGCGGGCCATGTCTACAGCCGCATCAGCAACCCGACCAACGCGGTGCTGGAGCAGCGCGTGGCCGCGCTCGAAGGCGGCATTGGCGCCATCGCCACTGCCAGTGGCCAGGCCGCGCTGCACCTGAGCGTGGCCACGCTCATGGGCGCGGGCTCGCACATCGTGGCCAGCACCGCGCTGTATGGCGGCAGCCAGAACCTGCTGCACTACACCATGCGCCGCTTCGGCATTGAGACCACCTTCGTCAAACCCGGCGACATCGACGGCTGGCGCGCCGCCATCCGGCCCAACACCAGGCTGCTGTTTGGCGAGACCGTGGGCAACCCCGGCCTGGACGTGCTGGACATTCCCACCGTGAGCGCCATCGCCCACGAGGCCGGCGTGCCGTTGCTGGTGGATTCAACCCTCACCTCCCCTTACCTCATGAAGCCGCTCGAACTGGGCGCCGATCTGGTCTACCACTCGGCCACCAAGTTCCTGAGCGGCCACGGCACGGTGATTGGCGGCATCGTGGTGGACGGCGGCAGCTTTGACTGGGACGGGCCCAAGGCCGCCGGCCGCTTTGCCGAACTCACCGCGCCCTACGACGGCTTTCACAACATGGTGTTCAGCGAGGAGTCCACCGTGGGGGCCTTCCTGCTGCGCGCGAGGCGCGAAGGCCTGCGCGACTTTGGCGCCTGCATGAGCCCGCACACGGCCTGGCTGATCCTGCAGGGCATCGAGACCCTGCCCCTGCGCATGGAACGCCACATGAGCAACACCCGCCGCGTGGTGGAGTTCCTCGCCAGCCAGCCCTTTGTGGCGCGCGTGGGCCACCCCATGCTCCAGAGCCACCCCAGCCATGCGCTGGCGCACAAGCTGCTGCCCAAGGGCGCGGGCTCTGTGTTCAGCTTTGACATCAAGGGCAACCGCGAGCAGGGCAAGACCTTCATTGAAACCCTCAAGGTCTTCAGCCACCTGGCCAATGTGGGCGACTGCCGCTCGCTGGTGATCCACCCCGCCAGCACCACGCATTTCCGCATGAGCGACGAAGCGCTGGCCGCCGGCGGCATCAGCCAGGGCACGATCCGCCTGTCGATCGGGCTGGAAGACCCCGACGACCTGATCGACGACCTCAAGCGCGCGCTCAAGGCCGCCGAGAAAACCCACTAA